One Cryptomeria japonica chromosome 9, Sugi_1.0, whole genome shotgun sequence genomic window carries:
- the LOC131034490 gene encoding protein OXIDATIVE STRESS 3 yields the protein MEGRRWVFSVHSNWSRIFGGENSSGSFVDLFLWVFLMDENENQSNSFSSFDSNEGTDSGSSNSSSWSNLSEAHDGPLFDMAALAANLPCKRGLSSFYGGKSQSFSCLADVKCVEELAKPEDSYYRKKKLKSFQSCGSRLNISSCEPRISSASMISKRSQKTSKLLVSKTAMNFAMSCRPPLSPTKHV from the exons ATGGAGGGGAGAAGGTGGGTATTCAGTGTTCATTCAAATTGGAGCAGGATTTTTGGTGGGGAGAATTCAAGTGGGAGTTTTGTGGATTTGTTTTTGTGGGTTTTTCTCATGGATGAAAATGAAAACCAGTCTAATTCATTTTCTTCGTTTGATTCAAATGAGGGCACAGATAGCGGCAGCAGCAATTCCTCTTCATGGAGTAATCTTTCAGAGGCTCATGATGGGCCTCTGTTTGACATGGCTGCTCTTGCAGCCAACCTTCCCTGCAA GAGAGGGTTGTCAAGCTTTTATGGTGGGAAATCCCAGTCCTTTTCCTGCCTAGCAGATGTGAAATGTGTGGAAGAGTTGGCCAAGCCAGAGGATTCATATTACaggaagaagaagttgaagagCTTCCAGAGCTGTGGATCAAGGCTTAATATTAGTTCATGTGAGCCCAGAATATCATCAGCTTCAATGATCTCTAAGAGGTCTCAGAAAACTTCTAAATTGCTGGTGAGTAAGACGGCCATGAATTTTGCCATGAGTTGCAGGCCACCGCTTTCACCTACTAAGCATGTTTAA